Proteins found in one Lycium ferocissimum isolate CSIRO_LF1 chromosome 6, AGI_CSIRO_Lferr_CH_V1, whole genome shotgun sequence genomic segment:
- the LOC132061319 gene encoding uncharacterized protein LOC132061319 encodes MLEEIRRKIMTRKCDMIKFANTWISEISPMVRLTLEDNKEMARGYKVLWNVDVGFEIGEGEYRHTVNMSTKSCSCRTWQPRGIPCQIFVCAYYHIELEPEHFVEYWYRKDTFLKAYSHFVQPIPNMKMLPEANNPKIEPFAPKPMPGRLKKKRTKGKDEPKKMRYGKVSRKGGKITCSKCHQQGHNKKYCKVK; translated from the coding sequence ATGTTGGAGGAAATTAGGAGAAAGATAATGACTAGAAAATGTGATATGATTAAGTTTGCCAACACTTGGATATCTGAGATTTCACCTATGGTTAGACTTACCTTAGAGGATAATAAGGAAATGGCTAGGGGCTACAAGGTTCTTTGGAATGTCGATGTTGGATTTGAGATTGGAGAGGGTGAGTATAGGCATACGGTTAACATGAGTACTAAGAGTTGTAGTTGTAGAACTTGGCAACCGAGAGGAATTCCATGCCAAATCTTTGTTTGTGCATACTACCACATAGAACTAGAGCCTGAACACTTTGTGGAGTATTGGTATAGGAAGGATACATTCTTAAAGGCATATAGTCATTTCGTCCAACCAATTCCAAATATGAAGATGTTGCCTGAAGCAAACAATCCAAAGATTGAGCCTTTTGCACCTAAACCAATGCCTGGCAGGCtgaagaagaaaagaacaaaaggcAAAGATGAACCAAAAAAGATGAGGTATGGAAAGGTGTCCAGAAAAGGGGGGAAAATAACTTGTTCAAAGTGTCATCAACAaggacataacaagaaatattgCAAGGTAAAATAG